The Deltaproteobacteria bacterium genome contains a region encoding:
- the smc gene encoding chromosome segregation protein SMC, whose product MRIKKLELVGFKSFKDKTVIQFDSGITGIVGPNGCGKSNIVDALVWVMGEMSAKDLRGSTMTDVIFAGAEGFAPLGMCEVSLTLENDGGPFPAKYLKHSEIMVTRRLHRNGEGEYFVNKEPARLKDVQEIFMDTGAGSKGFSIIQQGMIGKIITAKPEDRRHLIEEAAGITKFKARKKESQRKLQQTDQNLIRLQDIVGELKRQIDSLQRQAQRAERYRNLKNQIEDLDLWLSSRQYLDFKSVADEAEKIFKETQDLEVAGESKLAQLQVDFETLKLQALEKEKTVDTLQNTYFESQALVSKKEMEIQELKFEIEQARRNEQMTGNLVQEQQARWALLKRDQEQLQAQEEEMKLFLEDLQQKFSEKNLNFLRDQKRIQEVDDLLTEKRRELFAVGQSVNSLEVKANGIEAQIQDAQEKEINEQMVVDELREKKIEFDSRKSRIFSDLEKNKELAANLIRDVESFHENKKNIQDQYAQKKEEVEEFKDRLGQVTSKLYGLENLQSSFEGYESGVKSVMLWQKSKEVHVDGSVSFQPVSDVVEVDSIYEVAMEAALGNRLQMLLSEQSDKPLEAVNYLKDSRSGRSSFLAADGITENFKEETPSAEKGVQALLRDVVKTKDPYQATIGYFVDGIAVVDSLRTALALRPRYPGWSFVTLDGDTLTEDGVISGGSLDGADSGILHRKNQIKELSFQKNEWAGKLTLAQASMKKMEEKLQEIMVAFEGAQKRKVDQDLKVRELQKDLERAEQELSNAEYAVDRQAREVKKTQEQAVSLADKLAQIQGSLSDVKNKKQELEELTHQLDLEFDQTNKGFPELQKEVTELQVELASKNQQYVGITKQYEMVTKSSTDLSLQLSRMTEETEMYSEQMTENQLLLEDRKLEFEKWLNQLEELKSKLSMEKNSFEEMSLGLNELADELASTQRAKNERMSQMNEAQLKWDQARMKEQYLVDQVREKYLLVLPEIVEKYVERGGDAYLAEVELKELKEKIGKIGEVNLSAIEEYEETSKRYEFLTKQHDDLVEAKEQLRRVIDRINRICSKRFKETFDLVNDRFTRVFPVLFGGGEAKLELHEDPEKGEMGIEIIAKPPGKKMQNVTLMSGGEKALTAVALVFSIFLVKPSPYCLLDEVDAPLDDANVFRFNDLVREMAKRSQIIVVTHNKHTMEVAKKLYGVTMQERGVSTMVSVSLQDIK is encoded by the coding sequence TTGAGAATTAAAAAACTCGAGCTTGTTGGCTTTAAATCATTTAAGGATAAAACAGTTATTCAATTTGATTCTGGAATTACAGGTATTGTAGGGCCAAATGGTTGCGGAAAATCAAACATTGTAGATGCTTTGGTTTGGGTCATGGGTGAAATGTCCGCAAAAGATTTACGTGGATCGACGATGACAGATGTGATTTTTGCTGGGGCGGAGGGCTTTGCTCCGCTGGGTATGTGTGAAGTGTCCCTCACTTTGGAAAATGATGGAGGTCCTTTCCCTGCAAAATATTTAAAACACAGTGAGATCATGGTGACTCGAAGACTTCATCGAAATGGCGAAGGTGAGTACTTTGTAAATAAAGAGCCAGCTCGATTGAAAGATGTGCAAGAAATTTTTATGGATACCGGAGCCGGTTCTAAAGGTTTTTCCATTATCCAACAAGGAATGATTGGAAAAATCATCACAGCAAAACCTGAAGATCGTCGTCATTTAATCGAAGAAGCCGCTGGAATCACCAAATTCAAGGCTCGTAAAAAAGAATCGCAAAGAAAATTGCAACAGACAGATCAGAATCTCATTCGCTTGCAAGATATCGTTGGCGAACTCAAACGACAAATAGATAGTCTACAACGTCAGGCTCAAAGAGCTGAAAGGTATCGAAACTTAAAAAACCAAATTGAGGATTTAGACTTGTGGTTGTCATCGAGACAATACCTTGATTTTAAATCGGTAGCGGATGAGGCAGAGAAAATTTTTAAGGAAACTCAGGATTTAGAAGTGGCTGGGGAATCCAAATTAGCCCAATTGCAAGTAGATTTTGAAACTCTTAAATTGCAAGCATTAGAAAAAGAAAAAACCGTTGATACCCTTCAGAACACCTATTTCGAAAGTCAGGCTTTGGTATCTAAAAAAGAAATGGAAATTCAAGAACTTAAATTTGAGATAGAACAAGCCCGTCGAAATGAACAAATGACAGGTAATTTAGTTCAAGAACAGCAGGCTCGATGGGCTCTCTTAAAAAGAGATCAAGAACAGTTACAAGCGCAGGAAGAGGAAATGAAACTTTTCCTTGAAGATTTGCAACAAAAATTTTCAGAGAAAAATTTAAATTTTCTTCGAGATCAAAAACGGATTCAAGAAGTGGATGACCTCTTAACAGAAAAAAGGCGAGAGTTGTTTGCTGTGGGACAATCAGTGAACTCTTTGGAAGTTAAGGCAAATGGAATTGAAGCTCAGATTCAGGACGCTCAGGAAAAAGAAATCAATGAACAGATGGTTGTTGATGAGCTACGTGAGAAAAAAATTGAATTTGACTCTCGAAAAAGTCGGATTTTTTCTGATCTCGAAAAAAATAAAGAGTTAGCTGCTAATTTAATTAGAGACGTGGAGTCTTTCCACGAAAATAAAAAAAACATACAAGATCAATATGCTCAGAAGAAAGAAGAAGTCGAAGAATTTAAAGATCGTCTTGGGCAGGTAACCTCCAAATTGTATGGATTAGAAAATTTGCAATCCAGTTTTGAAGGTTATGAGTCTGGTGTTAAATCAGTGATGCTTTGGCAGAAATCCAAAGAAGTCCACGTTGACGGATCTGTAAGTTTTCAACCTGTTTCTGACGTGGTGGAAGTAGATTCCATCTATGAGGTAGCCATGGAGGCGGCCCTGGGGAACCGGTTGCAAATGCTGCTTTCAGAACAGTCAGACAAACCCTTAGAAGCTGTTAATTATTTGAAGGATTCAAGATCCGGTAGATCTAGTTTTTTAGCAGCTGATGGGATTACTGAGAATTTTAAAGAGGAAACCCCCTCAGCAGAAAAAGGGGTACAAGCTTTGTTAAGGGATGTGGTTAAAACTAAAGATCCCTATCAAGCCACCATAGGATATTTTGTCGATGGGATCGCTGTTGTGGATTCCCTTCGGACAGCTTTAGCCCTACGACCTCGTTATCCGGGATGGAGTTTTGTCACTCTTGATGGAGATACTCTGACCGAAGATGGAGTTATTTCAGGAGGTTCTTTAGACGGCGCAGATTCGGGAATTTTACATCGAAAGAACCAAATTAAGGAGCTTTCCTTTCAGAAAAATGAATGGGCTGGGAAATTGACTTTAGCTCAGGCTTCCATGAAAAAAATGGAAGAGAAACTGCAAGAAATCATGGTCGCTTTCGAGGGGGCGCAAAAAAGAAAAGTAGATCAAGATCTGAAAGTCCGGGAGTTGCAAAAAGATTTAGAACGCGCAGAGCAAGAGCTATCTAATGCTGAGTATGCCGTCGATCGACAAGCTAGAGAGGTCAAGAAAACTCAAGAACAAGCGGTGTCTTTGGCAGATAAATTAGCTCAGATACAAGGGTCCTTAAGCGATGTCAAAAATAAAAAACAAGAATTAGAAGAGTTAACTCATCAACTTGATTTAGAATTTGATCAGACCAATAAAGGATTCCCCGAGTTGCAAAAGGAAGTTACGGAATTGCAAGTGGAGCTTGCTTCGAAAAATCAACAGTATGTGGGGATCACCAAACAATACGAAATGGTCACTAAGTCATCGACAGACCTCAGCTTGCAATTGTCTAGAATGACGGAAGAGACGGAAATGTACTCGGAGCAAATGACCGAGAATCAATTGCTCTTGGAAGACCGAAAACTTGAATTTGAAAAGTGGTTAAACCAGTTAGAAGAACTAAAATCAAAACTTTCAATGGAAAAGAATTCCTTTGAAGAAATGTCCCTGGGGCTAAATGAGCTAGCTGATGAATTAGCATCGACTCAGAGGGCGAAAAATGAGCGAATGTCACAAATGAATGAAGCCCAATTAAAATGGGATCAGGCTCGAATGAAAGAACAGTATCTTGTCGATCAGGTTCGTGAGAAATACCTATTGGTTCTTCCTGAGATTGTCGAGAAGTACGTCGAAAGAGGAGGAGACGCTTACCTTGCTGAAGTTGAATTAAAAGAGTTAAAAGAAAAAATAGGCAAGATAGGTGAAGTCAATCTTTCGGCCATCGAAGAGTATGAAGAGACTTCAAAACGTTACGAGTTTTTAACAAAACAACATGACGATTTAGTTGAAGCTAAAGAACAATTAAGACGTGTGATTGATAGAATTAATCGTATCTGTTCGAAACGATTCAAAGAAACATTTGATTTAGTAAACGATCGATTTACCCGTGTGTTTCCTGTTCTTTTTGGGGGGGGAGAGGCGAAGTTAGAACTTCATGAAGATCCTGAAAAGGGCGAGATGGGGATCGAGATCATTGCTAAACCTCCGGGAAAGAAAATGCAAAACGTCACCTTGATGTCAGGTGGAGAAAAAGCCCTTACGGCTGTAGCTTTAGTCTTCTCAATTTTTCTTGTAAAACCATCACCCTATTGCTTACTTGATGAGGTGGATGCTCCTTTAGATGATGCCAACGTTTTTCGGTTTAATGATCTTGTTAGGGAAATGGCAAAAAGATCACAAATTATCGTGGTGACTCATAACAAGCATACGATGGAAGTGGCTAAAAAGCTTTATGGAGTTACGATGCAAGAAAGAGGCGTTTCCACAATGGTTTCTGTGAGCCTTCAGGATATTAAATAA
- a CDS encoding pyruvate, phosphate dikinase, translating into MQVPTSQNKSSKTSESVNTNIPDKFVYFFAAGEADGNAGMKSILGGKGANLAEMTALGLPVPPGFTISTEICTHFFANGGQLPEWVRPKVKEALSRVETKMGKKFGDVKDPLLFSIRSGARASMPGMMDTILNLGLNDQTVEGLAQSSNQPRFAWDSYRRFIQMYSDVVLGMNSTLLEVTLEDLKEERHYKLDTELTVEDLKILVKKFKDLVHQMTGQVFPADPWDQLWRAISAVFSSWDTPRAITYRELHHIPSSWGTAVNVQSMVFGNKGDDSATGVAFTRNPSTGNKEFFGEYLINAQGEDVVAGIRTPQPITKLAAAKTSFKSLEEVMPSAYAELEKFYTQLERHYRDMQDIEFTIEKGKLWMLQTRTGKRTAKAALKMACDMLDEKLISEEESLLRIDPSSLDQLLHPTLDPQSAKTLLAKGLPASPGGVHGQIVFSSEEAVEWKEKGKKVILVRIETSPEDIAGMVAAQGILTTRGGMTSHAAVVARGMGKCCVAGCGDMEVDYRHQTMKAKGYVLKKGDLITLDGSSGEVYLGEVKTIEPSLDQNFERIMKVADHIRKLKVRTNADTPKDASTAKSFGAEGIGLCRTEHMFFGPDRIDAMREMIIADNKIDREKALLKLLPMQRSDFYSLFKIMEGFPVTIRLLDPPLHEFVPHGDKETQELSVRIGMDFEKLKAKIKNLHEFNPMLGHRGCRLAITYPEIYQMQVRAIAEATCDLIKEGKSISPEIMIPLVALEKELEMLRELTVHEIEKVQKERSLKFKYTVGTMIELPRAAVMAESIAEHADFFSFGTNDLTQTTLGLSRDDAGRFLGSYVSQGLFVKDPFVSIDKKGVGALVRMGVELGRRAKPDLKTGVCGEHGGDPESIEFFHQVGLDYVSCSPYRVPIARLAAARAQLLSKKERVLIL; encoded by the coding sequence ATGCAAGTTCCTACAAGTCAAAATAAGTCCAGCAAAACGTCAGAAAGTGTCAATACAAATATTCCAGATAAATTTGTTTATTTTTTTGCAGCTGGAGAGGCTGACGGCAACGCCGGAATGAAAAGCATTTTAGGTGGAAAGGGAGCCAACCTTGCAGAAATGACGGCTTTAGGATTGCCGGTGCCTCCTGGGTTTACGATCTCTACAGAAATATGCACTCACTTTTTTGCCAATGGGGGTCAGCTACCTGAATGGGTGAGGCCCAAGGTGAAAGAGGCGCTATCCAGAGTGGAGACTAAAATGGGGAAAAAATTTGGCGATGTGAAAGATCCGCTTTTATTTTCTATTAGATCGGGAGCCCGTGCCTCCATGCCTGGAATGATGGATACTATTTTAAATTTGGGATTGAATGATCAAACAGTTGAAGGTTTAGCTCAATCTTCGAATCAACCTCGCTTTGCCTGGGATTCTTACCGTCGATTTATTCAAATGTATTCAGATGTCGTTCTTGGTATGAATTCAACTTTATTGGAAGTCACTCTTGAGGATTTAAAAGAAGAAAGACATTACAAATTAGATACAGAGTTAACGGTGGAAGATCTAAAGATACTTGTGAAAAAATTTAAAGACCTAGTTCATCAAATGACAGGGCAAGTTTTCCCAGCGGACCCCTGGGATCAATTGTGGAGAGCTATTTCAGCCGTCTTTAGTTCTTGGGATACTCCACGGGCGATAACTTATCGTGAATTACATCACATTCCTTCAAGCTGGGGCACGGCTGTAAATGTTCAATCCATGGTTTTTGGAAATAAGGGTGATGATTCCGCAACGGGAGTGGCTTTTACCAGAAATCCCTCAACGGGCAATAAAGAATTTTTCGGAGAGTATTTAATTAATGCTCAAGGGGAAGATGTGGTTGCTGGGATTCGTACGCCTCAGCCTATCACTAAATTAGCTGCAGCGAAAACGTCGTTTAAGTCGTTGGAAGAAGTGATGCCTTCAGCCTATGCCGAATTAGAAAAATTCTATACCCAGCTAGAGCGGCATTACCGAGACATGCAAGATATCGAGTTCACCATTGAAAAAGGGAAACTGTGGATGTTGCAAACTCGAACGGGGAAGAGGACTGCCAAAGCGGCATTGAAAATGGCTTGCGATATGTTGGATGAAAAATTAATTAGCGAAGAGGAATCTCTGTTGAGAATTGATCCAAGCTCCTTGGATCAATTGTTACATCCAACATTGGATCCTCAATCAGCCAAGACTCTTCTGGCGAAAGGTCTTCCGGCAAGCCCTGGTGGTGTTCATGGACAGATTGTTTTTTCTTCCGAAGAGGCTGTTGAATGGAAAGAAAAAGGAAAAAAAGTTATTTTAGTTCGAATAGAAACATCGCCAGAAGACATTGCTGGAATGGTCGCCGCGCAAGGGATTTTAACCACGAGAGGTGGAATGACCTCCCATGCGGCTGTCGTTGCTAGAGGCATGGGTAAGTGTTGTGTCGCCGGTTGCGGCGATATGGAAGTGGATTACCGCCATCAAACAATGAAAGCTAAGGGATATGTTTTAAAAAAAGGGGACCTTATCACTTTAGATGGGAGCAGCGGGGAAGTTTATCTGGGTGAAGTGAAAACCATCGAGCCATCTTTGGATCAAAACTTTGAGCGGATCATGAAGGTGGCCGATCATATCAGAAAATTAAAAGTCAGAACCAATGCGGACACTCCTAAAGACGCTAGCACTGCTAAAAGTTTTGGCGCTGAGGGGATTGGTCTATGTCGAACGGAACATATGTTTTTCGGTCCTGACAGAATAGATGCGATGAGAGAGATGATCATTGCCGATAATAAAATAGATCGGGAAAAAGCTTTATTGAAGTTATTACCCATGCAGAGAAGTGATTTTTACTCCCTTTTTAAAATCATGGAAGGATTTCCTGTCACGATTAGGCTCTTAGATCCTCCATTGCATGAATTTGTTCCCCATGGGGATAAAGAGACCCAAGAACTTTCCGTCCGCATTGGAATGGACTTTGAAAAATTAAAGGCCAAGATTAAAAACCTTCATGAGTTTAACCCTATGTTAGGACATCGTGGATGTCGTTTGGCAATAACCTATCCTGAAATCTATCAAATGCAGGTGCGGGCCATCGCCGAAGCCACCTGTGATTTAATTAAAGAAGGGAAAAGTATTTCTCCAGAAATAATGATCCCTCTGGTGGCCTTAGAAAAAGAGTTAGAAATGCTTCGCGAGTTAACTGTTCATGAGATTGAAAAGGTGCAAAAAGAAAGATCACTTAAGTTTAAATACACAGTGGGTACCATGATCGAGTTGCCTCGAGCTGCCGTAATGGCTGAGTCCATTGCTGAGCATGCCGATTTCTTCAGCTTTGGAACGAATGATTTGACTCAAACTACTTTGGGTTTATCTCGTGACGATGCGGGAAGATTTCTAGGATCCTATGTGAGTCAAGGGCTCTTCGTGAAGGATCCCTTTGTCTCGATTGATAAAAAAGGTGTTGGAGCTTTGGTTAGGATGGGGGTCGAGCTGGGCCGAAGGGCAAAGCCTGATTTAAAAACAGGAGTTTGTGGCGAGCATGGTGGGGATCCCGAGAGCATCGAGTTCTTTCATCAAGTTGGTTTAGATTACGTGAGCTGTTCTCCTTACCGTGTCCCCATTGCTAGGTTGGCAGCGGCCAGAGCGCAATTGCTCTCAAAAAAGGAGAGGGTATTGATTTTATAA
- a CDS encoding glycine--tRNA ligase: MDNLNKSITINRLNDLNTLVSLSKRRGFVFQSSEIYGGLGSCWDYGPLGSLMKLNVKKAWWQAMTRRADMVGIDASILMHPMVWKASGHVDGFSDPLVDCKNCKTRFRSDNTDSYLNEKKCPQCGSQNLSEPRQFNLMFKTHMGPVEDGSNAIYLRPETAQGHFVNFQNCQQSSRYKVPFGIAAIGKSFRNEITPGNFIFRTREFEQMEMQYFVKPGTDEKYFEQWKETRMSFYLKYNINPANLRFHPHGPTELAHYAKAAVDVQYKFPMGFSELEGIHNRSDFDLTQHSKFSGKNLEYFDEANKDKYIPYVIETAVGCDRLFLAFMCDAYREEVSKDETGSEDTRIVLGLHPDLAPYKVTVLPLSKKEELTGVSEKLRDQLAEDFDVLYDETASIGKRYRRQDEIGTPFCVTVDFETAKDQAVTIRHRDSMIQERISMTQLNSYVTKKLKNF, from the coding sequence ATGGATAATCTAAACAAATCAATCACGATCAATAGACTTAATGATTTAAACACCTTGGTCAGCTTAAGCAAACGTCGAGGCTTTGTCTTTCAGAGTTCTGAGATTTATGGAGGCTTAGGCAGTTGTTGGGACTATGGTCCTTTAGGCTCTCTGATGAAATTAAATGTGAAAAAGGCTTGGTGGCAGGCCATGACTCGAAGGGCTGATATGGTCGGAATAGATGCTTCCATTCTGATGCATCCGATGGTGTGGAAGGCTTCAGGTCATGTGGATGGTTTCAGTGATCCTTTGGTAGATTGTAAAAACTGTAAAACAAGATTCAGGTCGGATAATACCGATTCCTATCTTAATGAAAAGAAATGCCCTCAGTGCGGGTCGCAAAATTTGTCAGAGCCTCGACAATTTAATTTGATGTTTAAAACCCATATGGGACCTGTGGAAGATGGCTCCAATGCTATTTATTTACGACCTGAAACGGCCCAAGGGCATTTCGTAAATTTTCAAAATTGCCAGCAAAGCTCAAGGTACAAGGTTCCTTTTGGTATTGCTGCCATTGGAAAATCTTTTCGAAACGAAATCACTCCGGGAAATTTTATTTTTAGAACTCGGGAGTTTGAACAAATGGAAATGCAGTATTTCGTGAAACCAGGGACAGATGAGAAATATTTTGAACAATGGAAAGAAACGAGAATGAGTTTCTATTTGAAATATAATATAAATCCGGCAAATTTACGATTTCATCCCCACGGACCTACAGAGCTGGCTCATTATGCCAAAGCTGCCGTGGATGTCCAGTATAAATTCCCTATGGGATTTAGTGAGCTCGAGGGTATTCATAACCGTTCTGATTTTGATTTAACTCAACATTCAAAATTTTCAGGAAAAAATTTAGAATATTTCGATGAAGCCAATAAAGATAAATACATTCCCTATGTTATTGAAACGGCTGTTGGCTGTGACCGCTTATTTTTAGCCTTTATGTGTGATGCCTACCGTGAAGAAGTTTCCAAGGACGAAACAGGAAGTGAAGACACAAGGATTGTTTTGGGTCTTCATCCTGATTTAGCTCCCTATAAAGTGACGGTATTGCCCTTGTCTAAAAAAGAAGAACTCACAGGGGTGAGCGAGAAATTACGTGATCAATTGGCTGAAGATTTTGATGTTTTATATGATGAAACAGCCTCTATTGGAAAACGTTACCGTCGACAAGATGAGATTGGCACCCCTTTCTGCGTTACTGTTGACTTTGAAACGGCCAAGGATCAGGCTGTAACCATCAGACATCGTGATAGCATGATTCAGGAGAGAATCTCGATGACTCAATTAAATTCCTATGTGACGAAAAAATTAAAAAACTTTTAA
- the ftsY gene encoding signal recognition particle-docking protein FtsY → MGELQQNAIIWLVVFICLMALLVFLPFVFKALKKPKKGIEASADSEIKPIENENVGSALVKTKDHIFGRIKNLFRLSESPALEEIEEILYTSDMGTQTVSTLMAKLDEDLSKNQKRELSAIKDSLRKEILRIFNQVPENLETLDGAAQLDLISRIKWSQQGPTVVMIVGVNGAGKTTTIGKLSAYFASQNKKILVAAGDTFRAAAQNQLKVWTERAQVEIFSPEGISDPSAVAFDAVAKAKAQNYDLVIIDTAGRLHTQTNLMEELKKVKRVIQKNIPEAPHEVIIVLDANSGQNALLQAKEFNNVLGLTGVILTKMDGTAKGGVAIGITNELKVPIKLIGIGEKISDLRPFSTKEYIDSIFN, encoded by the coding sequence ATGGGAGAGCTTCAACAAAATGCGATAATTTGGCTTGTTGTTTTCATCTGCCTGATGGCCCTACTTGTCTTTCTTCCTTTTGTGTTCAAAGCTTTAAAAAAGCCAAAAAAAGGGATTGAGGCTAGTGCTGATTCGGAAATCAAACCTATTGAGAATGAGAATGTAGGTTCGGCTCTTGTAAAAACCAAAGATCATATTTTTGGTAGAATCAAAAATTTATTTCGTCTTTCTGAATCGCCGGCATTAGAAGAGATTGAAGAAATTTTATATACCTCTGATATGGGAACGCAAACGGTTTCGACTCTGATGGCTAAGCTTGATGAAGACCTATCGAAAAATCAAAAAAGAGAATTGTCAGCAATTAAAGACTCTTTACGAAAAGAGATTTTAAGGATTTTTAATCAGGTTCCTGAAAATCTGGAAACCCTTGATGGAGCCGCTCAGTTAGATTTGATTTCTCGAATTAAATGGAGTCAGCAAGGTCCTACGGTCGTGATGATTGTTGGGGTCAACGGGGCTGGAAAAACAACAACCATAGGCAAATTGTCTGCTTATTTTGCATCACAAAATAAAAAGATTTTGGTAGCCGCCGGTGATACTTTTAGGGCCGCGGCTCAAAATCAATTAAAAGTTTGGACAGAAAGAGCCCAGGTCGAGATTTTTTCTCCCGAGGGGATTTCCGATCCAAGCGCTGTGGCTTTTGATGCCGTAGCAAAGGCTAAAGCACAAAATTATGATTTAGTGATCATTGATACGGCAGGAAGATTACACACTCAAACAAACTTAATGGAAGAGCTTAAAAAGGTGAAGAGAGTCATCCAAAAAAATATTCCGGAAGCTCCTCATGAAGTGATTATCGTATTAGATGCCAACTCAGGGCAAAATGCTTTGCTTCAGGCTAAAGAATTTAACAATGTCTTGGGCTTGACAGGAGTTATTTTAACTAAAATGGATGGCACCGCAAAAGGGGGAGTCGCTATTGGCATTACCAATGAGTTAAAGGTGCCGATAAAACTAATTGGAATTGGCGAAAAAATTTCAGATTTAAGACCCTTCTCGACAAAAGAATATATTGATTCTATTTTTAATTAG
- a CDS encoding nucleotidyl transferase AbiEii/AbiGii toxin family protein yields MNEAIEQMLARYQPKSSIDYENALKEILQEIILLGLDRNGFFEIAAFYGGTALRIIYGLDRFSEDLDFTLLKPDPNFKLDKYFSGIERELKAFGFDFSLHRVDKSEDRKTESAFLKTNTHMLFLTIQGTKGLADRIQKNHTLKIKFEVDVDPSTSFETEIKTLLLPSPFTVKTLTLSSLFAGKMHAALLRKWKNRIKGRDFYDVQWYIARHIPIKKSYLEEKMNASGALAMPLTKKILIDLFEKRVESIDWDHAKKDVANFLKDKNQVHLWSSLFFKEIIQQIKLE; encoded by the coding sequence ATGAATGAAGCCATAGAACAAATGCTCGCAAGGTATCAACCAAAATCAAGTATTGACTACGAAAATGCATTAAAAGAAATCTTGCAGGAAATTATTCTGCTCGGACTGGATCGAAATGGTTTTTTTGAAATTGCTGCATTTTACGGAGGGACAGCATTACGAATCATATATGGATTAGATCGCTTTTCCGAAGACTTGGACTTTACTCTTTTAAAGCCAGATCCCAATTTTAAATTGGATAAGTATTTTTCAGGAATAGAACGAGAGCTCAAAGCCTTTGGTTTTGATTTTTCTCTCCACAGAGTTGATAAATCTGAAGACCGCAAAACAGAGTCAGCTTTTCTCAAAACCAATACCCACATGCTCTTTTTAACCATTCAAGGAACAAAGGGACTTGCTGATCGAATACAAAAAAACCACACTCTTAAAATTAAATTTGAAGTTGATGTTGATCCATCCACATCATTTGAAACTGAAATTAAGACGCTTTTACTACCCTCTCCTTTTACTGTAAAAACACTCACCTTATCTTCTTTGTTTGCAGGTAAAATGCATGCCGCCCTTTTAAGAAAATGGAAAAATAGAATCAAGGGACGAGATTTTTATGATGTCCAATGGTATATAGCACGCCATATACCAATTAAAAAAAGTTATTTAGAAGAAAAAATGAACGCCTCTGGTGCTTTGGCAATGCCCCTAACAAAAAAAATACTTATTGATCTATTCGAAAAACGTGTCGAATCTATAGACTGGGATCATGCAAAAAAAGACGTTGCTAATTTTTTAAAAGATAAAAATCAAGTTCATTTATGGTCATCTCTTTTTTTTAAAGAGATCATTCAACAAATTAAGTTAGAGTGA